The following coding sequences lie in one Populus trichocarpa isolate Nisqually-1 chromosome 14, P.trichocarpa_v4.1, whole genome shotgun sequence genomic window:
- the LOC112326167 gene encoding DNA mismatch repair protein MSH6-like isoform X1 yields MLSSETERVMVRHTRNPLVNELAPLSEFWDADKTVQEVKTIYKRIGDLSASGPLNKTDLDTTNLNVGEYRPSCLPSILSEFVNKGENGSLALSALGGALYYLKQAFLDETLLRFAKFDSLPCSDFCEVAKKPYMILDAAALENLEIFENSRNGDTSGTLYAQLNHCVTAFGKRLLKTWLARPLYHLESIKDCQDAVAGLRGVNQPMMVEFQKVLSRLPDIEQLLARIFSTR; encoded by the exons ATGCTTAGCTCCGAAACTGAGAGAGTAATGGTGAGACATACTAGAAATCCCTTGGTCAATGAGTTGGCTCCCCTCTCAGAATTCTGGGACGCGGATAAAACTGTTCAGGAAGTCAAAACTATCTACAAGCGTATTGGTGATCTTTCAGCTTCTGGACCCTTAAATAAAACAGATTTGGATACAACTAACCTTAATGTTGGAGAATATAGGCCAAGCTGCCTGCCCAGCATTTTGTCAGAGTTTGTCAATAAAGGAGAAAATGGAAGCCTTGCTCTCTCAGCTCTTGGAGGCGCTCTCTATTATCTAAAACAGGCATTTTTGGATGAGACATTGCTTagatttgcaaaatttgattccCTTCCTTGCTCTGATTTCTGTGAGGTTGCTAAGAAACCATACATGATTCTCGATGCTGCTGCCCTGGAGAACCTTGAGATTTTTGAGAACAGCAGAAACGGAGACACTTCAGG GACGCTGTATGCGCAATTGAATCATTGTGTGACGGCATTTGGAAAGAGGTTGCTTAAAACATGGCTAGCAAGACCATTATACCATTTGGAATCAATTAAAGATTGCCAGGATGCTGTAGCAGGTCTGCGG GGGGTAAATCAACCCATGATGGTTGAATTTCAAAAGGTGTTGTCCAGGCTTCCAGACATTGAGCAGCTGCTTGCACGCATATTTTCTACCAGGTAA